In Crassostrea angulata isolate pt1a10 chromosome 4, ASM2561291v2, whole genome shotgun sequence, one genomic interval encodes:
- the LOC128180335 gene encoding uncharacterized protein LOC128180335 yields MDFSKFRQSGDLSDLTVNVNEQIFKLHKFPLYAKSEYFCKLAHSADVKKVELVGFPGGPDIFSTVADFCYNMKVELTKNNIVQVRCAAEFLQMKGEGNLIDMADKFFNDTITSTKMSRSTSCIASLLLFASTVGELANVSGIVDVCCEALIECWLKPPTKFSSPTNISKQSLDRREDRTINALLSLPLDWYLKLVISARDRGVQSSLLAELSTSYISVLIDRDESEENSSQSTESGEITSKSPRPKSPKKTDIAKVLDNIITVLPEESLFSDVITIEWLTKVIRVATSYNCKCRKLLVKAAGELLCKISAEELCTISPSLLRDIVQESCTSGNGQIEKACRIVDTYMSEMVRKGVLTADTFKLLATVVPKDARSNHDQMYNILEYVLTAEREHLSTEQRQELIETVNFTLLNEETLQGALAASVVPANYVAKGAIALCSRLRSDLETARATLQRQDDEIKRLKTAVKRGKSLGTPIMTSSTSSLRDTSFGSLNGARDPELDQLLELPTKDQSTDANAPYTTSEVLSAVRNKLAHTASSSSPYNTFRPLSQEHDISYEEELEYKHDRAFRPLDNARTKVKPMYGPTYRTYSAYSHRY; encoded by the exons ATGGATTTCTCCAAATTTCGTCAAAGTGGAGATCTTTCCGATCTCACTGTTAACGTGAACGAGCAGATCTTCAAACTTCACAAATTTCCACTCTATGCAAAAAGTGAGTACTTCTGCAAACTTGCACACAGTGCTGATGTGAAGAAGGTTGAGCTTGTGGGCTTTCCTGGAGGGCCCGATATTTTTAGCACGGTAGCCGACTTCTGTTACAACATGAAAGTGGAACTCACCAAAAACAACATAGTGCAGGTTCGTTGCGCGGCAGAGTTCTTGCAGATGAAAGGTGAAGGCAATTTGATTGACATGGCAGATAAGTTCTTCAACGACACTATTACGTCAACAAAAATGAGCAGGTCGACGTCATGTATTGCGTCATTGCTTCTGTTTGCGTCTACTGTTGGAGAATTGGCCAATGTCTCCGGAATCGTCGACGTCTGCTGTGAGGCTCTCATAGAGTGCTGGCTGAAACCACCGACAAAATTCAGTTCACCGACGAACATTTCAAAGCAATCGCTAGATCGGCGAGAGGACAGGACAATCAATGCTTTACTCAGTCTTCCTTTGGACTGGTATTTGAAGCTTGTCATTTCAGCACGTGACCGGGGCGTCCAGTCGTCATTACTAGCGGAGCTCTCCACGTCTTACATCTCAGTTTTGATTGATCGCGATGAATCTGAAGAGAATTCATCGCAAAGCACCGAATCGGGTGAGATCACCTCCAAATCCCCTCGTCCGAAATCGCCAAAGAAAACAGACATTGCTAAAGTTCTTGACAATATTATAACGGTCTTGCCAGAAGAATCTCTGTTCAGTGACGTCATCACGATTGAATGGTTAACGAAGGTAATTCGAGTTGCAACGTCATATAATTGCAAATGTAGAAAACTTCTTGTCAAGGCTGCAGGGGAGTTGCTCTGCAAAATTTCTGCAGAAGAACTGTGTACCATTTCACCATCTCTATTACGAGACATTGTGCAAGAATCGTGCACTTCAGGAAATGGACAAATCGAAAAAGCATGCCGTATTGTCGATACGTACATGTCCGAGATGGTTCGAAAGGGGGTTCTAACAGCTGATACATTCAAACTACTGGCAACGGTAGTGCCAAAGGATGCTCGAAGCAACCATGATCAGATGTACAACATACTGGAATATGTTTTAACAGCAG AACGGGAACATTTAAGCACGGAACAACGCCAGGAACTTATAGAAACCGTGAATTTCACGCTTTTGAACGAAGAGACACTGCAAGGTGCTTTGGCAGCTTCCGTGGTCCCCGCAAACTATGTCGCAAAAGGAGCCATTGCGTTGTGTTCTCGTCTTCGGAGTGACCTGGAGACGGCGCGTGCAACCTTGCAACGCCAAGATGACGAAATCAAGCGCCTGAAAACTGCCGTCAAGCGCGGTAAAAGTCTGGGAACGCCCATTATGACCAGTTCAACGTCTAGTCTACGGGATACGTCGTTCGGAAGCCTTAACGGCGCACGTGACCCGGAACTTGATC AGTTACTGGAACTACCAACCAAAGATCAAAGTACTGATGCGAACGCCCCGTACACCACGAGCGAGGTACTGTCAGCGGTCCGGAACAAGCTAGCCCATACCGCCTCCAGTTCCTCCCCTTACAACACCTTCCGGCCCCTGTCTCAGGAGCACGACATTAGCTATGAGGAGGAGTTGGAGTATAAACACGACCGGGCCTTCAGACCGCTGGATAATGCACGGACAAAGGTCAAACCAATGTATGGGCCGACTTATAGGACTTACTCGGCCTACAGCCATCGTTATTAA
- the LOC128180338 gene encoding dual oxidase maturation factor 1-like: MASPGLFDAFRSNGAPTYYESNKTPFMADILESGLIYAFVILAFSFFIILPGIRGKERIFTFIRVTVTLYIGGVIMLCNYGFWEQSSSKGVRTKYKAGSAGEITADIEVLMSLRGINVTLKAEGEDRGPFNETINYNENFDWRWEQGRLGFGIFAGRFNQEFRAAQFRGTPLPIIWIAEYFTFDGEGIRWGRHYRQAGWYAHIMMWLALPLWIITVILFFILLKYGAYFLMLTGATMVGANIAWASLRNVNELIIPFSAEHKLEFHFGPCFYVNLVTGILCVVLGAVILVLDLRYPEAVTSFFGVDPLQAETFIEGESFLPEKDNKKDGDYELKRMENGEAHGEASPSSAMMEDDDDDDEIYEPPVFHPEPPKETRSMKRKSRGLTQRLQRPRRRAAPPVPDQVDEMDDLYDNTRSDKVQFGRNYNP, translated from the exons ATGGCTTCTCCGGGATTGTTTGATGCATTCCGATCCAATGGCGCCCCGACCTACTACGAATCTAATAAGACGCCATTTATGGCGGATATATTGGAATCTGGACTCATTTACGCTTTTGTCATCCTAGCTTTTTCGTTTTTCATTATTCTTCCTGGAATTCGTGGAAAAGAG AGAATTTTTACGTTTATTCGGGTAACAGTGACACTCTACATCGGCGGGGTCATAATGT TATGTAATTATGGTTTCTGGGAGCAATCTTCTTCCAAGGGTGTAAGAACCAAGTATAAAGCGGGTTCTGCAGGGGAGATAACCGCTGACATTGAGGTGTTGATGAGTCTCCGGGGAATTAACGTCACGCTGAAAG CCGAGGGAGAAGACCGAGGGCCTTTTAACGAGACCATCAACTACAACGAAAACTTCGACTGGCGATGGGAGCAGGGACGGTTAGGGTTTGGAATATTCG CTGGACGTTTTAACCAGGAGTTCCGGGCCGCCCAGTTTCGAGGTACCCCTCTACCCATCATCTGGATCGCGGAGTATTTCACTTTTGATGGAGAAGGAATCAGATGGGGTCGCCACTACCGACAGGCCGGCTGGTACGCCCATATCATGATGTG GTTGGCTCTACCGCTGTGGATTATAACAGTCATCCTGTTCTTCATTCTGCTCAAGTACGGGGCCTACTTTCTGATGCTGACCGGGGCTACCATGGTGGGTGCCAACATCGCCTGGGCCAGTCTAAGGAACGTCAACGAACTCATCATTCCGTTCAGCGCCGAACATAAACTCGAGTTCCATTTTGGACCGTGTTTTTATGTCAATCTTGTAACAG GAATACTGTGCGTCGTCTTGGGTGCTGTGATCTTGGTCCTAGATCTACGCTATCCCGAGGCGGTCACATCCTTCTTCGGGGTGGATCCTCTACAAGCCGAAACTTTCATAGAAG GGGAATCTTTTTTACCTGAAAAGGACAACAAGAAAGACGGCGACTATGAATTGAAACGCATGGAAAACGGAGAGGCGCACGGAGAGGCGTCGCCATCTTCCGCCATGATGGAAGacgatgacgatgatgatgagATTTATGAACCTCCG GTATTTCATCCAGAGCCGCCAAAGGAGACTCGTTCTATGAAGCGCAAGTCACGTGGTCTGACGCAACGTCTGCAGAGGCCCAGGCGCCGTGCAGCCCCGCCAGTACCGGACCAAGTGGATGAGATGGACGATCTCTATGACAACACAAG GAGTGATAAGGTGCAGTTTGGCAGGAACTACAACCCTTAG